The DNA window GCCGCCGTCGAGGGAGAAGGTGCCGGAGGTGACGACTCGATCGATGCGCAGGCTCACCAGACCACCACCGAGCGCAGCACTTCGCCCGCATGCATCGCGCTGAAGGCCTTTTCGACCTGATCCAGGGCGATGCGTTCGGTTACGAAGCGTTCCAACGGAAGTCGGCCCTGCAGGTACAGGTCGATCAGCATCGGGAAGTCGCGCTCGGGCAGACTGTCGCCGTACCAGGAGGATTTCAGTGCGCCGCCGCGGGAGAACAGGTCGATCAGCGGCATGTCGATGGTCATATCCGGCGTCGGGACGCCCACCAGCACCACCGTGCCGGCGAGGTCGCGGCCGTAGAAGGCCTGCTTCCAGGTTTCCGGGCGGCCGACCGCGTCGATGACGACGTCGGCGCCGAAACCTTCGGTGAATTCCTGGATCTGCTCGACGACATCGGTGCTGGTCGCGTCGATGGTGTGGGTCGCGCCGAATTCCGTTGCCCAGCTGAGCTTCTGGGGATCGCGGTCGATGGCGATGATGGTCCGTGCACCGGCCAGCCGCGCACCCGCGATGGCGGCATCGCCCACACCGCCGCAGCCGATCACCGCGACGGTGTCGCCGCGCGAGATATTGCCGGTGTTCATCGCCGCGCCGATGCCCGCCATCACACCGCAGCCGAGCAGTCCGGCGACGGCCGGATCGGCGTTCGGATCGACCTTGGTGCACTGTCCTTCGTGCACCAGCGTTTTGTCCACGAACGCCCCGATGCCGAGTGCCGGACTGAGTTCGGTGCCGTCGGTGAGGGTCATCTTCTTGCTCGCATTGTGGCTGGCGAAGCAGTACCACGGGCGGCCGCGCTTACACGCGCGACATTCACCGCAGACCGCGCGCCAGTTCAGGATAACGAAATCGCCTGCGACGACATGGGTTACGGCATCGCCCACGGTCTCCACGATGCCCGCGGCCTCGTGTCCGAGCAGGAACGGGAACTCATCGTTGATGCCGCCCTCGCGATAGTGCAGATCGGTGTGGCACACCCCGCAGGACTGGATGCGCACGACAACATCGTGCGGCCCGGGGTCCGGGATGACGATATCGACGATCTCGACCGGTGCGCCCTTGCTACGGGCGATGACGCCACGCACGGTTTCGGACACGAATCCTCCTTGGAGATGGTGCTCGGGGTGAGCCGCTCGATGCGGTGCCGGGTGAACAGGCGGGGGTTATCGATGGCGAACACCGGTGCGCGCTCGTAACCGACGGTGAACGACTCGATGGACGGGTCGTCGTCGAGGAAGCGCACCGCGTCGGTCGCTCGGCTGTGGCCTGCGAAATGCGGCATTCGTCGCCATCGGTCAATTGAACCGCGCGGACCCGCTCCGCGCCTACGAATCGACGGGGACGCCGGTCATCAGCCGGACGTCTTACCGCCACGCGTGGCACGATCGTCAGCATGACCGTGGACTATTACGACCTCGGCAAATACACACGTCCAGTGACCGCCACACCCGCCGCGCAGGTGTGGTTCGATCGCGGGCTGATCTGGACATATGCCTTCAACCACGAGGAGGCCGTGCGCTGTTTCGCGCGGGCGCTGGAACAGGATCCGGGGTGCGCGATGGCCAGTTGGGGGCTGGCGTACGCGCTGGGCCCGAATTACAACAAGCCGTGGGAATTCTTCGACGAGACGGAGTTGGCCGATACCGTCGCGCGCGCGCATGTCGCGGCGCGGCGGGCGGTCGAATTCGCGGATGCGGCGGCGCCGGTCGAGCGCGCCCTGTCCGACGCGCTGACCGCCAGGTATCCGCGCAACGCGCCCGAGGGCGACGGTTCGGTATGGAATGCCGACTATGCCGCGGCGATGCGCGGAGTCTACGAACGTTTTCCGGATGATCTCGACGTGGCGACGCTGTTCGCCGACGCGCTGATGAATCTGACACCGTGGGCACTGTGGGATCAGCGCACCGGTGCGCCCGCCGTAGGGGCGAGCACGATCGAAGCCGAGGCCGTGCTGGAGCGGGCGTTGGCGAGTCCGCGGGGCCGGACGCATCCGGGTGTACTGCACCTGTACATCCATCTGATGGAGATGTCACCGACACCGGAAGCCGCGCTGACGGTGGCCGACCGACTGCGCGGCCTGGTGCCCGATGCGGGCCATCTCGAGCACATGCCATCGCATCTCGACGTGCTGTGCGGCGACTATCGCGCGGTCGTCGCGGCCAATTCGGCCGCGATCGCCGCGGACGAGAAGTACGTGCGCGAAGCAGGGGAGATCAACTTCTACACCATTTACCGCGCGCACAATTATCACTTCAAGATCTACGGCGCGATGTTCCTCGGTCAGTCGGCGACGGCATTGGAAACCGTTGCACAGCTGGAGAATTCCATTTCCGAGGAGCTGCTGCGGGTCGAGTCGCCGCCGATGGCGGACTGGCTGGAGAGTTTTCTGTCCATGCGCGTGCATGCCCTGATCCGTTTCGGAAGATGGGCTCAGATCATCGACCTGCCGGTGCCGAAAGACCAAGCGCTGTACTGCGTTACCACCGCGATGCTGCACTACGCCAGGGGTGTCGCATACTCCGCCACCGGAAATCTGGAGCGCGCGGTCGAGCAACAACAGCTGTTCCGCGCGGCACTCGACCGAGTCCCGGAATCGCGGACCCTGTTCAACAACACCTGCCGCGATATCCTCGCCGTCGCCGCGGCCATGCTGGACGGCGAACTCGAATACCGAAAAGGCAACTACGACAACGCCTTCGAAGCCTTCCGTCGCTCCATCGACCTCGACGACAACCTACCCTACGACGAACCATGGGGCTGGATGCAGCCGACCCGCCACGCCTACGGCGCCCTGCTCCTCGAACAAGGCCATATCGCCGAGGCGGAGGCCGTCTACCGCGCCGACCTCGGACTCGACGACACCCTGCCCCGCGCCTCCCAACACCCCGGCAATGTCTGGAGTCTGCACGGATACCACGAATGCCTGGTGCGCCTCGGCAAGACCGGCGAGGCCCGCATCATCGCCCAGCAACTGAAACTGGCCGCCGCCGTAGCGGATGTGCCGATCGAGGCATCCTGCTTCTGCCGTTTGTCGGCGGTGGCGAGCGATCATTGCTGCGCGGTTCCCACTCAGGAAAGTTGATTCCCGAAAGGGTCGAATGGCTACGCTCGATCGGATGATCCTTTGCCACGTGACCCGTTGATTGCGCCGATCCGCACGCGCTCGCGACCTTCTGCGTCGAGCGCGAACGCGGAATCTGACGGTCAGCGAGTAGCTTCAGTCACTGAATCCATTGGCGCCGTGCGGATCCGGGACCGCAAGGCCAACACGCCGAGCGCCGAGCCGATCATGGCGAGACCGACGACCCACAGTCCGGCACGCTGCGTGCCGGTGAGGTCTTTCAGCCCGCCGGTGACGTACGGCGCGACGAACCCGCTGATATTGCCGATCGAGTTGATCAGCGCGATACCGCCCGCGGCCGCCGCACCGGTGAGAAATGTGCTCGGCAGCGCCCAGAACGTCGGCAGCGCGGCGAGCACTCCGACCGCGCACACGGTGACGGCGACCATGGCGGCCAACGGGTTACCTAGATACAGCGCCACTGGAATCGCGAGCCCACCGATCAGCGCGGGCAGCGCCACATGCCAGACCCGCTCGCCGGTCCGATCACCATGTCTGCTCCACACCACCATCACGACGGCGCCGATCGCATAGGGCACCGCGTTGATCAGACCGCGCTGCACCACCGAATAGTGTGTGCCGTACTGCTGTTGGAATCCGTTGATAATGGTCGGCAGGAAGAATCCGAGCGCGTACAGACCGTAGACGATGCCGCCGTAGATCAGGGCCAACCCGAGTATCCGCCGATGAGTCAGCGCTTTGCGCACCGTCCAATGTTCCACCTGCGCCGCCTGCTCGGCTTCGAGTTCCGTGGTCAGCCAATCGCTTTCCGCAGGCGTCAGCCACTTCGCCTGCGCCGGACGGTCGGTGAGAAAGAACCAGGTGACAACCGCGAGCACGATCGCGGGCAGCCCCTCGACCAGGAACATGAATCGCCAACCGCTGAGCCCGAATACGCCGTGGCCGTACTGGATGATCAGACTCGATACCGTCGAGCCCAACGCGGTCGAAATCGGCACCGCCGTCATGAACAACGCGACGATCTTCGCGCGCTGAGTCTGCGGAAACCAATACGTCAGATACAGCAGGATGCCGGGAAAGAATCCGGCCTCGACCACGCCGAGAGTGAATCGCAAGACATAGAGCCACGTTTCATTGGGCACGAACGCCATCGCGGTGGCGACCACACCCCAGCTCACCATGATCCTGGCGATCCACCGGCGCGCCCCGAACCGGTGCAGGGCCAGATTGCTCGGCACCTCGAGCACGAGATAGCCGATGAAGAAGATGCCGGAGGCGAAGCCGAACGCCGTCTCGGTCAGTCCCAGATCCGTCTTCATACCGCTGGGCCCGGCGAACCCGATATTGACCCGGTCCAGGTAGTTGATGAAATACAACAGCCCGAGAAACGGCACAAGTCGAATCGTGACCTTGCGCAACGTCGCGCGGGACACCTCGGTCGTTCCAGCCATTCGCGAACTCTCGACCCCCACCCGCCCCGGAGTCAAATTCCGCTGCTGGGAATGCCTAGCCGAGTTCGCGCTCGGCGGCGGTGGTCCGAGATGCGCAAAGGCCGGAGAAGTCGCGAAGCACAACGTGATTGCGGTCCGCGCAGCTGCCGAGAGCATGATCGGGGTGCAGTCCGAGATACTGACGCCGGGTGCGAGTGCTCCAGCGTCGGGCGGATTCGGAGCGGGTCTTGTAGAAGTTCACCGTGTAACCGCCCTCGTAGATGCGCAGCAGCATATAGCCGCCCGGATACTCCTTGGTCGCGGCGACTTCGAGGAATTCCACATCGATGCCGAGATCGGGACGGCCGCGCCGATTTCGGTGGGTATGGCCGCTGTGTTGCAGAAATACGCCAGGGGCGTCGCGATAGAGGGCGTGCAGCGCGGCCGCGTTCGCGCGATCGAGGACGAAACCCGGTCCGCCCGGATTGCTCACCGCCGCATACGAAGTCACCGGATGATGCCCGAAGATCAGGGTGGGGCGGTCCGGATCCGCGGCCAGGAGTTCACGCAGATGCGCCAGCTGTGGGGCCACGATGGTGCCGCCCGAGCCGCGCAATCGGGTGGTGTCGAGGCCGATCAATCGCAGGCCGCCGGCGTAGTACTCGACCAGCCGCTGGCGGGCGTGGAATACCGCACCCCAATGGTCGAGCCGCTGCCCGTCCCGCTCGTGCGGTTGATCGTGGTTGCCGCGGCAGACGAAGTAGTCCCGGCCCAGGTCACCCCAGGTATCCAGATGCGCACGCACCGCTAGTGACTGCTCGCGTGTGCCGGTATCGGTGAGGTCGCCCGCGACGATCAGCTGATCGGCCGCGCGATCGGGGCTGCGCAGGTCGTCCAAGAGCGCGCCGAGCATCAGCTCCGGATAATGCGCGGTGTCGTGGCGCAGCCCGGTGGGCAGCCCGGCCAGCACCAACCCGCTGATGTGCTCGCCGTAGTGCACGTCGTTGGCCAGCGCGATGGTGCGTAACAGCCGACCCGGCGGCGGTGTCGCGGTGGTGAATTGGCCGGTGGATTCCGGTGTGCCGGATCGCCTCGTGACCAGCGTGCGAGCCGTGACCGCACGGCAGCCGTTCGAGTAGGCCTCGAACCGGTAGGTGCGCCCGGGCTCGAGCCCATCGACCTCCGCGTAGTGGTACGCGGTGGGGCGGGAGTCCAGGTAGCGGGGCCTGGGCGTCGCGCGGCTGTCGGCCGCGGCGATGCGCACCTCGGTATCGGTTTCGATGGGCCGCAACCGCCCGTGGCGATCGCGTATCCGCGTGGTCCAGGTCATGATCACCGACCGATCGGTCACGGTGACCACCTCGAGATCGGTCGCCAGCACCGAATCGCGCTGCGGGCGTGGAATATCGGCGCCGCGCGGTCGGGCATACCGCGGCGTCAGCACGGCCGCCGCCGCGGCCCCGGCCGTCACATTGGCCAGCCATACGGTTCGAAGTCGTGGTTCCAGCATGGCGACCTCCGTCCACCGGTACAGCCGAACAGTACGGTCGCCAGCTGAACGCCCAGGTCCACCGACATGACGAGTCAGCCTCCGATAGCCGGACATTGGACAAATGGCGGCGGATTCGGAGGATCATGACGCCATGTCATCGGATCTCACCGCGTTCGTTCGCGGGCTGCCCAAGGCCGAGTTACATCTGCATCTGGAGGGGACACTGGAGCCGGCGTTGAAGTTCCGGTTGGCCCAGCGCAATGGGATAGAGCTGGCCGAGAAGACGGTCGAGGAAGTCAAGCAGACCTACAAGTTCCACGATCGACCAGTTGGCCGACGCGGACACATCTGTCGACGCCCCTTGAGCGAACCGACTGGTCGCCTGTTTGCTGACATCGACTCGTCGCGCCACAGCAACCTCGACGGCCGAACAGGGTGGTCACCGCGTCACGCGGCCGCGTTGGCGGGTTACTACATCGTCGTTAAATCGAAACCACATTGCGTGTGTCGCGAGCGGCGCGCCGGGTGTATACCCTCCAATGGCAAATTGAGAGTTTCGCTGGCAACGGTCTATCGACTATGAATGTCTGGTGCCGTTCCCACGCGTGATCACTTGTCTGCCGTCGAATCTCTCCCGTGGGGAGTCGATTTGACCATCCAACATCCTATTGAGGACGAGGTCGGGCAGCTCGCGAGACGGGTCGAAAAAGCCCGAGGACGACTGGCCTACCAGTTCGATCCCGCGCTGACCGAAGCTCTCTCCGAGGACGAACTGGTCGCCGAACGTGAGCTTGCCGAAAAGATTCGCGGTGAGGATCGCGCGCAGCGGTGGAAACAGGTTCAGGCCGCGGCCTCCGCGGCCGACCGCGCCAGGCAGACCACGGAAGCGATCGAGAAGGCCGACATCAGAGATCTATTGGTAGCCCGCAAGGCAATTGCGGCGCAGCGACGGGAGTCCAGCCCACACGCCAAGCTGGCGTCGCTGTACCGGCACCGAGGATGGTCACTGCGCGCGCTGGCGGGCGTGGTAGCGGCGGGCATGCTGTGGTCCGCGGTCAACGTACAGCACAACATCGCGCCGGGCGGGCCGGGCGATCCGCTGTACTGGTTCAGCTACCTCATCGAGGCGATGATCAGCGTCTGCCTGATCATCATCATGGTCGGCACCAACAAGGTGGCCGAGTGGGGTGTCATCGATAACCGCAGGCAGGTCGCCTCGGCCGAAATCGCCCTGCTGACGCTGACCGTCACGCTCAACACCTACCCGTACCTGCGCGCCGGCGAATGGTACGACACCGGTGTGCACGCCGTCGCCCCGGTGATGATCGGCGTCGCCCTGCTCATCCACGACGCCGCGAGCGCACGCTACGGCCTGGCCATCTACCGGGCCACCGAGCAGGTTCGCGAGCTGCCCGATCCGGCCGAGCAGATCCGGAGCAAGCTGCCCACGATCACGACCTATCGCGCGAACGCGCTTGCCGCCCTGGTGTCCTCGGAGTCGGACCGGGAGTCCGCGGAGCCGGGCGACGAGGCCGCGGCGGCCGCGGCTGATGCGGAACACGACGCCGAGGTCGAAGGAATCGTCGAGGCCGAAGAGGTCGAGGTCGAGGAGTCGACGGACGGTGTCGCGGCGGGGGACGCTGTCACGCAGGAATATTCCAACGAACCCCGCCCCGAGAAGCCGAGTAATACCAATGGCCGTCCCGTGGCCGAAAGCGGTCGCGCGCCGGGCAATCCGGGCGCGGCACCGGAGCCGCGGCCGGCCCCGGCCAAGGCCGTCCCCCGTCCCGTGGTCGCCAAGGAACCGGCCGCGCCAGTGGTCGCGAAGAACAACCCTTTCGCACCGGCGGTTACCGATAAGCCGGTCGCACCCGCCGCGGAGACCAAACCGGTGGCCAAGATCGAGAATCGACCCGCGAGCCCGCAGGCGGCCAAGCCGCCCGCCCGCAAGGCGGCTCCGGCGCCCGCCGAGAAGCCAGCGCCGCCCGCCGAGAGCAAGCCGGCCGCGGTGTCGCCGCTACGCCGGTCCGCCGGGTCCAGCGCGCCGGTCACCGCGGTGACGCGCAAGCCGAGCCCGCTCGACGGCAAGAAGGACAGCAGGACGACCGAGAACGCTCGGGGTAAGGTCAACCCGCCGTCCGAACCGGATTCGCACCTGCAGGTCGTTCGCACGCCGGATATCCACGACACCGGTCAGTTCCGAATCGCCGAGATGCTCGAACAAGAACTTGCCGAACTGCAGGCCGAGCGCAGGCGGGCCAGGGCGAGCAGACAACGCTGATGTCCGCGCTTGCCTGCCCCGAAACTTCGGGGCATGATGCAGGCTCGGTCATTAGATACGGTAATAATTGGCGATCGCTGTGTTGCGTCAGGTGTGGGAACGAAGGGATGAATCGGTCCAGTGATGAGGTCTTACCGCCCAGCAGGATCCGGCACCACATGTTGGGCCACGGCGCTGACCCGTTCGTAGCGCGTCGGTGCGAGACACCCGGAAGCTGGAGTTTCCGCGTACGGGCCCAGCACTAGTCATCCTCGCCGGAAGCGCCCTGCTGTCGGTGATCCTGTTGTTCACCACGATCGACCCCTTCCTCGACAAGGGCGGTTTCCTGGCCGGTGGGCTCGACGTGCACATCTATCGCGACGGCGCGTTTCGCATCGTGCACCACATCCCGCTGTACACCGAACCGACGATGCGTGGGCTGCTCTATACGTACACGCCGTTTTCCACCATCGCGTTCGTACCCATCTACCTGGTTCCCTGGGGGGCCGTCACGAACACCTGGCTGGTGTTCAACCTCTGCGTGCTCATTGCCAACGTGCTGGTCAGCTGGCGGTTGCTGGGTTATCGGATCAACGCTCGGCTGGCGCTGATCAGCGTTCTGCTGGCGACCACCTGCGTCTTCATCGAGCCGGTCCGTCAGACGCTGTACTTCGGGCAGATCAACCTGGTGCTGATGCTGCTGGTGCTGTTGGACGCGTCCCGGGAGGACGGCGGCAAGCTGCGCGGCCTCGGCGTCGGCATCTCGGCGGGCATCAAACTCACGCCGATCTACTTCGTCGCGTATTTCGTGGCGCTGCGGCAGTGGCGTTCGGCGATCACCGCGTGCGTCACCTTCCTCGGCTCGGTCCTCTTCGCCGGGATCATCCTGCCCGTCGATTCCCGCGAGTATTGGACCGCGACGTTCTTTCAATCCAACCGGATCGCGGTGGACAACCACCCGGCCAACCAATCCATCCGCGGCTT is part of the Nocardia sp. NBC_00565 genome and encodes:
- a CDS encoding S-(hydroxymethyl)mycothiol dehydrogenase, producing the protein MSETVRGVIARSKGAPVEIVDIVIPDPGPHDVVVRIQSCGVCHTDLHYREGGINDEFPFLLGHEAAGIVETVGDAVTHVVAGDFVILNWRAVCGECRACKRGRPWYCFASHNASKKMTLTDGTELSPALGIGAFVDKTLVHEGQCTKVDPNADPAVAGLLGCGVMAGIGAAMNTGNISRGDTVAVIGCGGVGDAAIAGARLAGARTIIAIDRDPQKLSWATEFGATHTIDATSTDVVEQIQEFTEGFGADVVIDAVGRPETWKQAFYGRDLAGTVVLVGVPTPDMTIDMPLIDLFSRGGALKSSWYGDSLPERDFPMLIDLYLQGRLPLERFVTERIALDQVEKAFSAMHAGEVLRSVVVW
- a CDS encoding tetratricopeptide repeat protein, encoding MTVDYYDLGKYTRPVTATPAAQVWFDRGLIWTYAFNHEEAVRCFARALEQDPGCAMASWGLAYALGPNYNKPWEFFDETELADTVARAHVAARRAVEFADAAAPVERALSDALTARYPRNAPEGDGSVWNADYAAAMRGVYERFPDDLDVATLFADALMNLTPWALWDQRTGAPAVGASTIEAEAVLERALASPRGRTHPGVLHLYIHLMEMSPTPEAALTVADRLRGLVPDAGHLEHMPSHLDVLCGDYRAVVAANSAAIAADEKYVREAGEINFYTIYRAHNYHFKIYGAMFLGQSATALETVAQLENSISEELLRVESPPMADWLESFLSMRVHALIRFGRWAQIIDLPVPKDQALYCVTTAMLHYARGVAYSATGNLERAVEQQQLFRAALDRVPESRTLFNNTCRDILAVAAAMLDGELEYRKGNYDNAFEAFRRSIDLDDNLPYDEPWGWMQPTRHAYGALLLEQGHIAEAEAVYRADLGLDDTLPRASQHPGNVWSLHGYHECLVRLGKTGEARIIAQQLKLAAAVADVPIEASCFCRLSAVASDHCCAVPTQES
- a CDS encoding MFS transporter encodes the protein MAGTTEVSRATLRKVTIRLVPFLGLLYFINYLDRVNIGFAGPSGMKTDLGLTETAFGFASGIFFIGYLVLEVPSNLALHRFGARRWIARIMVSWGVVATAMAFVPNETWLYVLRFTLGVVEAGFFPGILLYLTYWFPQTQRAKIVALFMTAVPISTALGSTVSSLIIQYGHGVFGLSGWRFMFLVEGLPAIVLAVVTWFFLTDRPAQAKWLTPAESDWLTTELEAEQAAQVEHWTVRKALTHRRILGLALIYGGIVYGLYALGFFLPTIINGFQQQYGTHYSVVQRGLINAVPYAIGAVVMVVWSRHGDRTGERVWHVALPALIGGLAIPVALYLGNPLAAMVAVTVCAVGVLAALPTFWALPSTFLTGAAAAGGIALINSIGNISGFVAPYVTGGLKDLTGTQRAGLWVVGLAMIGSALGVLALRSRIRTAPMDSVTEATR
- a CDS encoding metallophosphoesterase is translated as MLEPRLRTVWLANVTAGAAAAAVLTPRYARPRGADIPRPQRDSVLATDLEVVTVTDRSVIMTWTTRIRDRHGRLRPIETDTEVRIAAADSRATPRPRYLDSRPTAYHYAEVDGLEPGRTYRFEAYSNGCRAVTARTLVTRRSGTPESTGQFTTATPPPGRLLRTIALANDVHYGEHISGLVLAGLPTGLRHDTAHYPELMLGALLDDLRSPDRAADQLIVAGDLTDTGTREQSLAVRAHLDTWGDLGRDYFVCRGNHDQPHERDGQRLDHWGAVFHARQRLVEYYAGGLRLIGLDTTRLRGSGGTIVAPQLAHLRELLAADPDRPTLIFGHHPVTSYAAVSNPGGPGFVLDRANAAALHALYRDAPGVFLQHSGHTHRNRRGRPDLGIDVEFLEVAATKEYPGGYMLLRIYEGGYTVNFYKTRSESARRWSTRTRRQYLGLHPDHALGSCADRNHVVLRDFSGLCASRTTAAERELG
- a CDS encoding glycosyltransferase 87 family protein, translated to MRDTRKLEFPRTGPALVILAGSALLSVILLFTTIDPFLDKGGFLAGGLDVHIYRDGAFRIVHHIPLYTEPTMRGLLYTYTPFSTIAFVPIYLVPWGAVTNTWLVFNLCVLIANVLVSWRLLGYRINARLALISVLLATTCVFIEPVRQTLYFGQINLVLMLLVLLDASREDGGKLRGLGVGISAGIKLTPIYFVAYFVALRQWRSAITACVTFLGSVLFAGIILPVDSREYWTATFFQSNRIAVDNHPANQSIRGFIAHVLGGPAPMWLWLLIAGSIAIASLIVTTALYQRGERLLSITIAGLTACAVSPFSWGHHWVWFVPLLVFLVHKAQDRRRWWVAAAILFTATAAWTYHWSASWVSIGVFLLPPWWPITKVMINGYVIAYLAVLIGAWIHLRRDGWSIGERTAERSIRFPLLRRRTPETPSCPTPCP